In one Nocardioides sp. NBC_00368 genomic region, the following are encoded:
- a CDS encoding alcohol dehydrogenase catalytic domain-containing protein, producing MKALVYDGPGSRKWTEVPDPVITDSEDAIVRVDAVTICGTDLHILKGDVPSVAPGTVLGHEAVGVVEQTGPGVRDFEPGDRVLISCISSCGRCRYCRTGSYGRCTGGGGWVLGHLINGTQAERVRVPFADHSMHHLPREVDDETAVLLADILPTSYEVGVRKGRVAPGDTVLIVGAGPIGLAAIATARLYSPLRIVVVDPAPARRKTAEVYGADVTVTSAEEARAWVRSNTSDGVDVAIEAVGVPETFELCAELVRPCGRVANVGVHGRSAVLSLESLWDRDVTITTGLVDTSSTPMLLSMLAARRLALPDLVTHRFGLGEIQEAYDIFADAKETGAMKVLMIGDEADLSGA from the coding sequence ATGAAAGCACTCGTCTACGACGGCCCCGGATCCCGGAAGTGGACCGAGGTCCCCGACCCCGTCATCACCGATTCCGAGGACGCGATCGTCCGCGTCGACGCCGTCACGATCTGCGGCACCGACCTGCACATCCTCAAGGGCGACGTCCCGAGCGTGGCGCCCGGGACCGTGCTCGGCCACGAGGCGGTCGGGGTGGTCGAGCAGACCGGCCCCGGCGTACGCGACTTCGAACCGGGCGACCGGGTGCTGATCTCCTGCATCAGCAGCTGCGGACGCTGCCGCTACTGCCGGACCGGCAGCTACGGCCGGTGCACCGGGGGCGGCGGCTGGGTGCTCGGCCATCTGATCAACGGCACCCAGGCCGAACGTGTCCGAGTGCCGTTCGCCGACCACTCGATGCACCACCTGCCGCGTGAGGTCGACGACGAGACCGCCGTCCTGCTCGCCGACATCCTGCCGACCTCGTACGAGGTCGGGGTGCGCAAGGGCCGGGTCGCCCCGGGCGACACCGTGCTGATCGTCGGAGCCGGCCCCATCGGGCTCGCCGCGATCGCGACCGCTCGGCTCTACAGCCCGCTGCGGATCGTCGTGGTGGACCCGGCCCCGGCCCGGCGCAAGACCGCCGAGGTCTACGGCGCCGATGTCACCGTGACCAGTGCCGAGGAGGCACGCGCCTGGGTCCGGAGCAACACCTCAGATGGCGTCGATGTCGCCATCGAGGCGGTCGGTGTGCCCGAGACCTTCGAGCTGTGCGCCGAGCTCGTCCGACCGTGCGGCCGGGTCGCCAACGTGGGTGTGCACGGTCGCAGCGCCGTCCTGAGCCTCGAGTCGCTGTGGGACCGCGACGTCACCATCACCACCGGCCTGGTCGACACCAGCTCGACGCCGATGCTCCTGTCCATGCTCGCCGCGAGGCGGCTCGCGCTGCCCGACCTGGTGACCCACCGGTTCGGCCTGGGGGAGATCCAGGAGGCGTACGACATCTTCGCCGATGCCAAGGAGACCGGAGCGATGAAGGTCCTGATGATCGGCGACGAGGCCGACCTCAGCGGCGCCTGA
- a CDS encoding sensor histidine kinase → MGRVDVGRTPPPRQRHAPDDTAETALRSTPLDELLTEVLDRVTDARDEQVRWRLLLDAIVTMGAGLSIDDLLDRIVEVAQALAGAKYAALGVLASGGERRLRLFITRGLSAEQQLRIGDLPTGHGLLGLLIDHPEPVRLQDINEHPVSYGFPKHHPPMRSFLGVPVRIGEKVFGNLYLTEKADGEDFTDQDENIVVALAAAAGVAIQNALLAEEAARRGRWLDARAEITSALMGDIDRASALQLVVDRAREVAGADVAWIVTGPAADRLRVEVVSGTDVDNDVLKRAPLRESVAGQAIREGVPMIVEEIAGAAEGGSAAAVIDLSDIGPGVLVPLGRTDPSEEMNAVGALALAWRRENAEQAQDVDLAVADAFAGQVAVAIRLAQSREERQRLAVYDDRDRIGRDLHDIVIQRLFVIGLRLQGGLNLADHPKLRARLDQAVEDIDETIRDLRRAVFELGTPDHSGDIQSQVTELVNRAATSLKFRPKLAFEGPIRLRTPPEVAKDVVAVLGEALSNTARHARASEVDVSLTVGTELVLRVRDDGVGIPDAAVESGLANMRHRAEAHGGRCTVEKAKPKGTVVEWSVPLS, encoded by the coding sequence ATGGGGAGGGTCGATGTGGGACGTACGCCACCACCCCGGCAACGCCACGCACCAGATGACACGGCAGAGACAGCGCTGCGCAGCACACCGCTCGACGAGCTGCTGACCGAAGTCCTCGACAGGGTCACCGACGCTCGAGACGAGCAGGTGCGCTGGCGGCTGCTGCTCGACGCCATCGTGACGATGGGTGCGGGCCTCTCGATCGACGACCTGCTGGACCGGATCGTCGAGGTCGCCCAGGCGCTGGCCGGGGCGAAGTACGCAGCGCTCGGCGTCCTGGCCAGCGGCGGCGAGCGACGGCTGCGCCTGTTCATCACCCGAGGTCTTTCCGCCGAGCAGCAGCTCCGGATCGGAGACCTGCCCACCGGCCACGGCCTGCTCGGGCTGCTGATCGACCACCCCGAGCCGGTCCGCCTGCAGGACATCAACGAGCACCCGGTCTCCTACGGGTTTCCCAAGCATCATCCGCCGATGCGGTCCTTCCTCGGTGTGCCCGTGCGCATCGGCGAGAAGGTGTTCGGCAACCTTTACCTCACCGAGAAGGCCGACGGTGAGGACTTCACCGACCAGGACGAGAACATCGTGGTCGCCCTGGCCGCAGCCGCCGGCGTCGCGATCCAGAACGCCCTGCTGGCCGAGGAGGCCGCCCGTCGCGGACGCTGGCTCGACGCGCGCGCCGAGATCACCAGCGCGCTGATGGGCGACATCGACCGCGCCTCCGCTCTCCAGCTGGTGGTCGACCGGGCCCGCGAGGTCGCCGGCGCCGACGTCGCCTGGATCGTCACCGGTCCGGCCGCTGACCGCCTACGGGTGGAGGTCGTCTCCGGCACCGACGTGGACAACGACGTGCTGAAGCGCGCTCCGCTGCGCGAGTCGGTGGCAGGGCAGGCGATCCGAGAGGGTGTGCCGATGATCGTGGAGGAGATCGCGGGCGCTGCCGAGGGCGGAAGTGCGGCAGCGGTCATCGACCTGAGCGACATCGGCCCGGGCGTGCTCGTGCCGCTGGGCCGCACCGACCCGTCCGAGGAGATGAACGCCGTCGGTGCGCTCGCGCTGGCTTGGAGACGAGAGAACGCCGAGCAGGCGCAAGACGTCGACCTCGCGGTCGCCGACGCCTTCGCCGGACAGGTGGCGGTGGCCATCCGGCTGGCGCAGAGCCGTGAGGAGCGTCAGCGGCTGGCCGTCTACGACGACCGCGACCGGATCGGCCGCGACCTGCACGACATCGTGATCCAGCGGCTCTTCGTCATCGGTCTGCGACTCCAGGGCGGCCTCAACCTGGCCGACCACCCGAAGCTGCGGGCCCGACTGGACCAGGCCGTCGAGGACATCGACGAGACGATCCGCGACCTCCGGCGGGCGGTCTTCGAGCTCGGCACTCCCGATCACAGCGGGGACATCCAGTCGCAGGTCACCGAGCTGGTCAACCGGGCCGCGACCTCGCTCAAGTTCCGTCCGAAGCTCGCCTTCGAAGGCCCGATCCGGCTGAGGACGCCTCCCGAGGTGGCCAAGGACGTGGTCGCGGTGCTCGGCGAGGCGCTGTCGAACACGGCCCGCCACGCGCGCGCCAGCGAGGTCGACGTGTCGCTGACGGTGGGCACCGAGCTCGTGCTCCGGGTCCGCGACGACGGGGTGGGAATCCCCGACGCCGCGGTGGAGAGCGGCCTGGCCAACATGCGCCACCGCGCCGAGGCGCACGGCGGTCGGTGCACCGTCGAGAAGGCGAAGCCGAAAGGGACCGTCGTCGAATGGTCGGTGCCGTTGAGCTGA
- a CDS encoding response regulator transcription factor: MTESAAPEGASEPIRVFLLDDHEVIRRGIKDLLEDEDDIIVVGESGLAEEARRRIPAMRPHVAILDGRLPDGSGIDVCRDIRSVDPSIAALILTSFDDDDALFSAIMAGAAGYLLKQIRSGDLVETVRQVAAGKSMLDPAVTAQVLERIRSGPKTNSVFENLTNHERRILELIGEGLTNRQIGKEMHLAEKTVKNYVSSLLAKLGLESRTQAAILVTKTLQG, translated from the coding sequence GTGACCGAATCAGCAGCGCCCGAGGGCGCATCAGAGCCCATCCGGGTCTTTCTGCTCGACGACCATGAAGTGATCCGCCGGGGGATCAAGGACCTCCTCGAGGACGAGGACGACATCATCGTCGTCGGGGAGTCCGGACTCGCCGAAGAGGCCCGTCGACGGATTCCGGCCATGCGACCGCACGTCGCGATCCTCGACGGCCGGCTCCCCGACGGGTCCGGCATCGACGTCTGCCGTGACATCCGCTCCGTGGACCCGAGCATCGCCGCACTGATCCTGACCTCCTTCGACGACGACGACGCGCTGTTCTCCGCGATCATGGCGGGGGCTGCGGGCTACCTCCTCAAGCAGATCCGCAGCGGCGACCTCGTCGAGACCGTGCGCCAGGTCGCCGCGGGCAAGTCGATGCTGGACCCGGCGGTCACCGCACAGGTGCTGGAGCGCATCCGCAGCGGGCCCAAGACCAACTCGGTCTTCGAGAACCTCACCAACCACGAGCGCCGGATCCTCGAGCTCATCGGCGAGGGTCTGACGAACCGGCAGATCGGCAAGGAGATGCATCTGGCCGAGAAGACGGTGAAGAACTACGTCTCCTCCCTGCTCGCCAAGCTCGGCCTGGAGAGCAGGACCCAGGCGGCGATTCTGGTCACCAAGACATTGCAGGGTTGA
- a CDS encoding DUF4389 domain-containing protein gives MNSHESPVVLEGQLDPRTSRALWLVKWLLLIPHYIILLFLWIAFTVLSVVAWFAILFTGRYPRAIFDFNLGVLRWTWRVDFYGYAALGTDAYPPFTLEDVADYPARLHIAYPERLSRGLVLVKSWLLAIPHLLVLGFFVGGGLYVTQASNDPDTWTWGSGIVGLLVLFAGVAMLFGRGYPRGIFDLVLGMDRWAARVAAYVFLMTDSYPPFRLDQGGSEPVAPVSPEPSAPAGAEATPPVTEYPVGTGQQ, from the coding sequence ATGAACTCACACGAATCCCCGGTGGTGCTCGAGGGGCAGCTCGACCCCCGCACCAGTCGCGCGCTGTGGCTGGTCAAGTGGCTCCTGCTGATCCCGCACTACATCATCCTGTTGTTCCTCTGGATCGCCTTCACCGTGCTCAGCGTGGTCGCCTGGTTCGCGATCCTGTTCACCGGCCGCTACCCGCGGGCGATCTTCGACTTCAACCTCGGTGTGCTGCGCTGGACCTGGCGGGTGGACTTCTACGGCTACGCCGCGCTCGGCACCGACGCGTACCCGCCGTTCACCCTCGAGGACGTCGCCGACTACCCGGCTCGCCTCCACATCGCCTACCCCGAGCGGCTATCGCGCGGTCTGGTCCTGGTGAAGTCGTGGCTGCTGGCGATCCCGCACCTGCTGGTCCTCGGCTTCTTCGTGGGTGGTGGGCTGTACGTCACGCAGGCCAGCAACGACCCCGACACCTGGACCTGGGGGAGCGGGATCGTCGGGCTCCTGGTCCTCTTCGCCGGCGTCGCGATGCTCTTCGGGCGCGGCTATCCGCGAGGCATCTTCGACCTGGTCCTCGGGATGGACAGATGGGCGGCGCGGGTCGCGGCGTACGTCTTCCTGATGACCGACAGCTATCCGCCTTTCCGGCTCGACCAGGGTGGGAGCGAGCCGGTCGCCCCGGTGTCGCCGGAACCTTCGGCCCCCGCCGGGGCCGAAGCAACGCCGCCGGTCACCGAGTATCCCGTCGGAACCGGACAGCAGTGA
- a CDS encoding flavodoxin family protein, translating into MNQMRAAVVYESMFGNTATLATSVANALRRGGMEVKVIPVALAGADVLRAHDLVVIGAPTHALGMSRPSTRADAVLQGAPAEVEARGIREWLEELEDRDADSVRIAVFDTRARAMRHLPGSAAKHAAHLLRRRGYDVAPSVSFYVRGVEGPLGTDEEARAGDWAADLGHQLMRQVVV; encoded by the coding sequence GTGAACCAGATGCGAGCAGCCGTCGTCTACGAGTCGATGTTCGGCAACACCGCCACCCTCGCGACCTCCGTCGCCAATGCCCTTCGGCGCGGCGGGATGGAGGTCAAGGTGATCCCGGTGGCACTGGCCGGCGCCGACGTGCTCCGTGCCCATGACCTGGTCGTGATCGGAGCTCCGACGCACGCACTCGGCATGAGCAGGCCGAGCACGCGAGCCGACGCGGTGCTGCAAGGCGCTCCGGCAGAGGTCGAGGCCCGCGGGATCCGGGAGTGGCTCGAGGAGCTCGAGGACCGCGACGCGGACTCGGTGCGCATCGCCGTGTTCGACACCCGGGCGCGGGCGATGCGTCATCTCCCCGGCTCTGCCGCCAAGCACGCGGCCCACCTGCTGCGGCGCCGTGGCTACGACGTCGCCCCGTCGGTGAGCTTCTACGTCCGCGGCGTGGAAGGACCCCTGGGCACCGACGAAGAGGCCCGCGCCGGCGACTGGGCCGCCGACCTCGGCCACCAGCTGATGCGACAGGTGGTGGTCTGA
- a CDS encoding Acg family FMN-binding oxidoreductase codes for MSTLPDEPTLRAILGLASRAPSVHNTQPWAWAVRDQMLLLRADPHRKLLHADPNERDLVMSCGAALHELVVAAAGTGWACTVHRTPEGGRTDLLAVVTFTPREPDTADLGRLAAIEQRHTDRRLVSSWPVPRERLDHLAELVRDHAVVATTVPDHLRPVVLSALETARAHQSTDEAYLAELYSWTRGGTEDGIPESSLLAAGSDPSSYSRFPGGTLADDYGDTGASAEEWLVLATASDDPLSWLRAGEALDAIWLSCTTSGLALVPYTQPIEIGSTRRTLQHDLLGDNSCPQVLVRIGWPQRHQALLPPTPRRAVDDILHHESAASS; via the coding sequence ATGTCGACCCTTCCCGACGAACCGACCCTGCGAGCGATCCTGGGGCTGGCATCGCGTGCGCCGTCGGTCCACAACACCCAGCCATGGGCCTGGGCCGTACGAGACCAGATGCTGCTCCTCCGGGCCGACCCGCACCGCAAGCTCCTCCACGCGGACCCCAACGAACGTGACCTGGTGATGAGCTGCGGTGCGGCGCTCCACGAGCTCGTCGTGGCCGCCGCCGGCACCGGGTGGGCGTGCACGGTGCACCGCACCCCCGAAGGCGGCCGCACCGATCTGCTGGCGGTCGTGACGTTCACGCCGCGCGAACCCGACACCGCCGACCTCGGCAGGCTCGCGGCCATCGAGCAGCGCCACACCGACCGGCGCCTGGTCTCGTCCTGGCCGGTCCCGCGCGAACGCCTCGACCATCTCGCCGAGCTGGTCCGTGACCACGCCGTCGTGGCCACCACGGTCCCCGACCATCTCCGTCCGGTGGTGCTGTCGGCGCTGGAGACCGCTCGCGCCCACCAGTCGACCGACGAGGCCTACCTCGCCGAGCTCTACTCCTGGACCCGCGGGGGCACCGAGGACGGCATCCCGGAGTCCAGCCTGCTCGCTGCCGGCAGCGACCCCTCCTCCTACTCCCGGTTCCCGGGCGGGACGCTCGCCGACGACTACGGCGATACCGGCGCGTCCGCCGAGGAATGGCTCGTCCTGGCGACCGCCTCGGACGACCCGCTCTCCTGGCTTCGCGCTGGCGAGGCGCTGGACGCGATCTGGCTCTCGTGCACCACCTCGGGCCTGGCCCTGGTGCCCTACACGCAGCCCATCGAGATCGGGTCCACCCGGCGTACGCTGCAGCACGACCTGCTCGGTGACAACTCCTGCCCGCAGGTGCTCGTACGGATCGGCTGGCCGCAGCGCCACCAGGCTCTGCTGCCGCCGACCCCACGACGTGCCGTCGACGACATCCTCCACCACGAGAGCGCGGCCTCGTCCTGA
- a CDS encoding universal stress protein — MSELERRAATVWAVDVFLDHDESTVHAVAKLYAEGRPALVGTGAAGLCPGQDLAVGERLAASRALERLAAGLLIDARHEVDEPEPSGREGFAHRARPPRSAPRMLVGADRPLRRTPAIDWAVAHTEPGGLGIELCHVVDDAGPSWERTLRGSVSEAKDEMTELLDEVHQEHPSANLTSSVLVGSESALLARSRDRELVVLGRADADGTDGSYVGATAMTIAQNAEVPIVVVPSGWSPHPDSAGPVMVAIDALEPHLEAVEFALAYAHWRGLPLLAVSAWDTPATSGTPMLLNSEEEWMERIADGLDAAVSPLRALYPDVAVSQRSPHGPPADVILGLAEKASLLVVGRPGHGRHWRMPLGSVSRRLLHRAAVPVAVVPTDWHALASAMPRHLPG; from the coding sequence GTGTCCGAGCTGGAGCGGCGCGCCGCCACCGTGTGGGCGGTGGACGTGTTCCTCGACCATGACGAGAGCACGGTGCACGCCGTGGCCAAGCTCTACGCCGAAGGCCGGCCGGCACTGGTCGGCACCGGCGCCGCCGGCCTGTGCCCCGGTCAGGATCTCGCGGTCGGTGAGCGACTCGCGGCGAGCCGCGCTCTGGAGCGGCTCGCCGCCGGGCTGCTCATCGACGCACGTCACGAGGTCGACGAGCCGGAGCCGTCGGGTCGCGAGGGATTCGCACATCGCGCACGCCCGCCGCGGTCCGCGCCGAGGATGCTCGTCGGCGCCGACCGGCCGCTGCGGCGCACGCCGGCGATCGACTGGGCGGTGGCGCACACGGAGCCGGGCGGACTCGGGATCGAGCTGTGTCATGTCGTCGACGACGCCGGGCCGTCGTGGGAGCGTACGTTGCGTGGTTCGGTCTCGGAGGCCAAGGACGAGATGACCGAGCTGCTCGACGAGGTGCATCAGGAGCACCCGAGCGCGAACCTGACCTCCTCGGTCCTGGTCGGTTCCGAGAGCGCCCTGCTGGCCCGCTCGCGAGACCGGGAGCTGGTCGTCCTCGGGCGCGCGGACGCGGACGGCACCGACGGCTCCTACGTCGGCGCGACGGCGATGACCATCGCCCAGAACGCTGAGGTGCCGATCGTGGTCGTGCCGTCCGGCTGGTCGCCACACCCCGATTCCGCGGGACCGGTGATGGTGGCGATCGACGCGCTCGAGCCGCACCTGGAGGCGGTCGAGTTCGCACTGGCGTACGCGCACTGGCGCGGTCTCCCGCTCCTCGCCGTCTCGGCGTGGGACACGCCGGCAACGTCCGGTACGCCGATGCTGCTCAACAGCGAGGAGGAGTGGATGGAGCGGATCGCCGACGGCTTGGACGCCGCGGTGAGCCCGCTGCGCGCGCTCTATCCGGACGTCGCGGTCAGCCAGCGCTCGCCTCACGGCCCGCCCGCGGACGTGATCCTCGGTCTTGCCGAGAAGGCGTCCTTGCTCGTGGTCGGCCGGCCGGGTCACGGCCGGCACTGGCGGATGCCGTTGGGCTCGGTGAGCCGGCGCCTGTTGCACCGTGCGGCCGTCCCGGTCGCGGTCGTACCGACCGACTGGCACGCCCTGGCCAGTGCCATGCCCCGTCATCTGCCCGGCTGA
- a CDS encoding Hsp20/alpha crystallin family protein, whose amino-acid sequence MSTIIKRPTNPIADLLGWLETESTAMRSFGTAPYIRVEDFVEDGSYVVRAEMPGVDPDKDIQIDVAGDLMTIRGERREEEHDRNRRELHYGSFERTLPLPSGAKAEEVRATYTNGVLEVRVPYAVEEPKTTRVAIEHNGS is encoded by the coding sequence ATGAGCACCATCATCAAGCGCCCGACCAACCCGATCGCGGACCTGCTGGGCTGGTTGGAGACCGAGTCGACGGCGATGCGTTCGTTCGGGACGGCGCCCTACATCAGGGTGGAGGACTTCGTCGAGGACGGCAGCTACGTCGTCCGCGCGGAGATGCCCGGGGTCGACCCGGACAAGGACATCCAGATCGACGTGGCCGGCGACCTCATGACGATCCGGGGTGAGCGCCGCGAGGAGGAGCACGACCGCAACCGGCGCGAGCTGCACTACGGGTCCTTCGAGCGCACGCTTCCGCTGCCCAGCGGTGCCAAGGCCGAGGAGGTCCGTGCCACCTACACCAACGGTGTGCTGGAGGTCCGGGTGCCGTACGCGGTCGAGGAGCCGAAGACCACACGCGTCGCCATCGAGCACAACGGGAGCTGA
- a CDS encoding 1-phosphofructokinase family hexose kinase, with translation MLTSPDVVTITLNPALDDSFSVPRLVPGSKMRCSAPRIDPGGGGINVARVLHVLGVPTLAIFPVAGHIGRALTELLEIEQLPFEAIDVPGETRLSHHVTERDTGLEYRFVLPGTPLSGDDLDRCLEAVRRAGRHAAYVVLSGSLPPGVSADIVPRVQCLSDAVGARLVVDASGVALAQAHGAYLIKPSVRELEEHLGRELATTAEQLEGARQLLETTRAGVVVLSRGHLGIALITPTRTQLLPAFSNDLVSGVGAGDALVAGIIAGLTQGWDLPRAARLGLACSAAMIATAGTSVFTREGLAELTSDLPVEHSGGGPLSAAGLG, from the coding sequence ATGCTCACCTCACCCGACGTCGTGACCATCACCCTGAACCCGGCGCTGGACGACTCCTTCTCCGTACCTCGGCTCGTGCCGGGTAGCAAGATGCGGTGCAGCGCCCCTCGGATCGACCCCGGCGGCGGTGGGATCAACGTGGCGCGCGTGCTGCACGTGCTCGGCGTTCCGACGCTGGCGATCTTCCCCGTGGCAGGTCACATCGGGCGGGCCCTCACCGAACTGCTCGAGATCGAGCAGCTGCCGTTCGAGGCGATCGACGTCCCCGGGGAGACCCGGCTGAGCCACCATGTGACCGAGCGGGACACCGGACTGGAGTACCGCTTCGTGCTGCCCGGGACGCCACTGTCCGGCGACGACCTGGACCGGTGTCTCGAGGCGGTGAGGCGTGCGGGGCGCCACGCGGCGTACGTCGTGCTCAGCGGCAGCCTGCCGCCGGGTGTCTCCGCCGACATCGTCCCTCGGGTGCAGTGCCTGAGCGACGCCGTCGGCGCCCGGCTCGTCGTGGACGCCTCCGGTGTCGCCCTCGCGCAGGCGCACGGCGCCTATCTGATCAAGCCGAGCGTGCGCGAGCTGGAGGAGCACCTGGGGCGGGAGCTCGCGACGACCGCGGAACAGCTGGAGGGGGCTCGGCAGCTCCTGGAGACCACGCGCGCAGGCGTCGTCGTACTCTCCCGCGGCCACCTGGGCATCGCCCTCATCACCCCGACGCGTACGCAGCTGCTCCCCGCCTTCTCCAACGACCTGGTCAGCGGCGTGGGCGCCGGTGATGCCCTCGTCGCCGGGATCATCGCCGGGCTGACCCAGGGCTGGGACCTCCCCCGGGCGGCGCGGCTGGGCCTGGCCTGCAGCGCGGCGATGATCGCGACCGCGGGCACCTCGGTGTTCACCCGCGAGGGTCTCGCCGAGCTCACCTCGGACCTTCCCGTGGAGCACTCCGGAGGCGGACCGCTCTCGGCGGCGGGGCTCGGGTGA